From Salvelinus namaycush isolate Seneca chromosome 2, SaNama_1.0, whole genome shotgun sequence, one genomic window encodes:
- the LOC120021251 gene encoding probable G-protein coupled receptor: MEKSGPMLASIPNRTGANLTTSLWGPNPTVPAEVGVVTSSQSQIKDLIGLFAMVTLNLIALLANTGVMVAIARAPHLKRFAFVCHLCAVDLLCAILLMPLGIISNSPFFGTVVFTVLECQVYIFLNVFLICASILTITAISVERYYYIVHPMRYEVKMSINLAIGVMLFIWVKSILLALVTLFGWPAYGAHSSIAANHCSLHWSHSRLRKVFAVLFSVMCFLLPAVVIFAVYCNVYKVARSAALQHTPAPTTWASSNPAKRPNRSDSINSQTTIITTTRSLPQRLSPEMAFSGGKAALTLVIIVGQFLLCWLPYFSFHLHLSFSSSLQSPGDVEEAVTWLAYSSFAVNPFFYGLLNRQIREELVKFRRCCSSRPVELGTSSHEGSLQENFLQFIQRTTSTADTRSSCANSSPRNTLDQGVRIPGQIPEEHG, translated from the coding sequence ATGGAGAAGTCTGGTCCGATGCTGGCTTCTATTCCCAATCGCACAGGGGCCAACCTCACAACCAGCCTATGGGGACCAAACCCCACAGTTCCTGCAGAGGTGGGAGTGGTCACCAGCTCCCAGTCTCAGATCAAGGATCTGATTGGGCTGTTTGCAATGGTGACCCTTAACCTCATCGCCCTATTGGCCAACACTGGAGTAATGGTGGCCATAGCCCGTGCCCCTCACCTGAAGAGGTTTGCCTTTGTGTGCCACCTGTGTGCAGTGGACCTGCTGTGTGCCATCCTCCTCATGCCTCTGGGCATCATCTCTAACTCGCCCTTCTTTGGCACTGTGGTGTTCACCGTGCTGGAGTGCCAGGTCTACATCTTCCTCAACGTGTTCCTCATCTGTGCCTCCATCCTCACCATCACCGCCATCAGTGTGGAGCGTTACTACTACATCGTCCATCCTATGCGCTACGAGGTGAAGATGAGCATCAACCTGGCCATTGGCGTCATGCTCTTCATCTGGGTAAAGTCCATCCTGCTGGCCCTGGTCACCCTGTTTGGCTGGCCTGCCTACGGGGCCCACAGCTCCATCGCTGCCAACCACTGCTCCCTCCACTGGAGCCACAGTCGGCTGAGGAAGGTGTTCGCTGTGCTCTTCAGCGTGATGTGTTTCCTGCTACCCGCCGTGGTCATCTTCGCAGTCTACTGTAACGTGTACAAGGTGGCACGCTCGGCCGCCCTGCAGCACACACCCGCACCTACCACATGGGCCTCGTCCAACCCTGCCAAACGTCCCAACCGTTCTGACTCCATCAACAGCCAGACAACCATCATCACAACCACCCGCAGCCTGCCCCAGAGACTATCCCCCGAGATGGCCTTCAGCGGGGGTAAGGCTGCCCTCACGCTGGTGATCATCGTGGGTCAGTTCCTGCTCTGCTGGCTGCCTTACTTCTCCTTCCACTTGCACCTGTCCTTCAGCTCATCTCTGCAGAGCCccggagatgtggaggaggctgTTACCTGGCTGGCCTACTCCTCCTTTGCTGTCAACCCTTTCTTCTATGGCCTGCTCAACAGGCAGATCAGGGAGGAGCTGGTCAAGTTCCGACGCTGCTGCTCCTCCAGGCCGGTGGAGCTGGGTACCTCCAGCCACGAGGGCTCCCTGCAGGAGAACTTCCTCCAGTTCATTCAGAGGACCACCAGCACGGCCGACACGCGCTCCAGCTGCGCCAACTCCAGCCCCAGGAACACTCTGGACCAGGGGGTCAGGATCCCTGGACAGATACCAGAGGAGCATGGCTAA